The Myxococcales bacterium genome contains a region encoding:
- a CDS encoding carbamoyltransferase: MKVLGISDNHNAGAAVVIDGRLVAAVNEERLCREKNRLGFPALAIAEVLRLSGLRPDEVDHVVVAGDITPCFFLRLIPHWHRGAKNHSGQFGVLFDLYTYYQVAARYFALPYQLDRRLSRALLVRRLTPLGLHAPLGFWEHHQAHAAAAFLGGPFSRALVITADAMGDGLTATVGIGHPDGRVERVFEQSGMAALNPYYSRVTEMLGFVPNRHEGKVTGLAAYGDGERLAPLFRRSLRFRRGSFTRLGNPIGHSLGFGWYRHLVGEPREDVAAACQLVLEEAVTAFVAHWARRLDLADVVLAGGIFENVKLNQRLRELPEIREVSVFPNMSDGGLAAGAALGVDAAKPAPLADAYLGTEYREDEIRRELDRWGLDYTRPARLAEEVAARLARGEVVARFHGRMEYGPRALGHRTIYCRPDDPAVNDWLNRRLGRSEFMPFAPMVLAAAADRCFVGMSGGRYTARFMNMCFDCTAYMKKVAAGCVHVDGTARPQIVDREHNPDAFAILAAYERLTGTPVLINTSFNMHEEPIVMSPADAVRSFRQGRLDWLAIGPYLVRARP; the protein is encoded by the coding sequence ATGAAAGTTCTGGGCATCAGCGACAACCACAATGCCGGCGCCGCCGTGGTCATCGACGGCCGGCTGGTGGCCGCCGTGAACGAGGAGCGCCTGTGCCGGGAGAAGAACCGGCTCGGTTTTCCCGCGCTGGCGATCGCCGAGGTGTTGCGGCTCAGCGGCTTGCGGCCGGACGAAGTCGATCACGTCGTCGTGGCCGGCGACATCACCCCCTGCTTTTTTCTGCGGCTGATCCCCCACTGGCATCGGGGGGCGAAAAACCATTCGGGCCAGTTCGGGGTGCTGTTCGATCTGTATACCTATTATCAGGTCGCGGCGCGGTATTTCGCACTGCCGTACCAGCTTGACCGGCGGCTGTCGCGCGCCTTGCTGGTTCGCCGCCTGACGCCGCTGGGCCTGCACGCGCCGCTGGGCTTCTGGGAGCATCACCAGGCGCATGCCGCCGCGGCGTTTCTCGGCGGGCCGTTTTCGCGCGCGCTGGTGATCACCGCCGACGCGATGGGCGACGGGCTGACGGCGACGGTCGGCATCGGGCACCCGGACGGCCGCGTCGAACGCGTTTTCGAACAGTCGGGAATGGCGGCGCTCAATCCCTATTACAGCCGGGTCACCGAAATGCTGGGCTTCGTCCCGAACCGGCACGAGGGCAAGGTGACGGGCTTGGCGGCGTATGGCGACGGCGAACGGCTCGCGCCGCTGTTCCGCCGGTCGCTGCGGTTTCGCCGGGGTTCGTTTACGCGGCTGGGCAACCCGATCGGGCACAGCCTCGGCTTCGGTTGGTATCGGCACCTGGTCGGCGAGCCGCGCGAGGACGTGGCCGCGGCCTGCCAACTGGTGCTGGAGGAGGCGGTCACCGCTTTCGTCGCCCATTGGGCCCGGCGGCTGGATCTCGCCGACGTCGTCCTCGCCGGCGGGATTTTCGAGAACGTCAAACTGAACCAGCGCCTCCGCGAATTGCCGGAAATCCGGGAAGTCAGCGTCTTCCCCAACATGAGCGACGGCGGCCTGGCGGCCGGCGCGGCGCTGGGCGTCGACGCGGCGAAGCCCGCGCCCCTGGCGGATGCCTACCTGGGAACCGAATACCGCGAGGACGAAATCCGCCGCGAGCTCGACCGCTGGGGCCTGGATTATACGCGGCCGGCGCGCCTGGCTGAGGAAGTCGCCGCCCGCCTGGCGCGGGGCGAGGTGGTGGCGCGGTTCCACGGCCGGATGGAATACGGCCCGCGCGCCCTCGGCCACCGCACGATCTATTGCCGGCCCGACGATCCGGCGGTCAACGATTGGCTCAACCGGCGGCTCGGGCGTTCCGAGTTCATGCCCTTCGCGCCGATGGTCCTCGCCGCCGCCGCCGATCGCTGTTTCGTGGGGATGAGCGGCGGCCGCTATACGGCGCGGTTCATGAACATGTGCTTCGATTGCACCGCCTACATGAAGAAGGTCGCCGCCGGCTGCGTGCACGTCGACGGCACGGCGCGGCCGCAGATCGTCGACCGCGAGCACAATCCCGACGCCTTCGCCATCCTCGCTGCCTACGAACGCCTGACCGGCACGCCGGTGCTGATCAACACCAGCTTCAACATGCACGAGGAGCCGATCGTCATGTCGCCCGCCGACGCCGTGCGTTCGTTCCGGCAGGGCCGCCTGGATTGGCTGGCGATCGGCCCCTACCTCGTCCGGGCCCGCCCATGA